Proteins from a single region of Desulfolutivibrio sulfoxidireducens:
- a CDS encoding ATP-binding protein, which yields MFGATTAGLALSVYILALFLLALWVEKKTPLGLRLAQSPLVYSLTLGVYCTSWTFYGNVGLAANLGLLFVPVSLGPTLAAVCWPFLLPRMIRLKNTLHITSIADFLGARYGKSPSVAGLASVVAMLGVAPYLALQLKSVIATFAIVAGGAFGVVDSLLGPAVALVMILFTIVFGMRRLDPTERHPGMMAVVAAESAVKLLALSAVGLFVTFSLGGGFTELFSRAAQAGAMPPPLPEGAQGYLRWTSFLILSASAVVFLPRQFHAAVVESPGEGHVRTAMWVFPLYLFGITLFVLPIALQGMIEGLPRTEADTYVLRLPMLHDRPWLALLVFLGGFSASAGMIMVATVTLATMAVNHLLLPLADSLSPLRFVRRRLLGVRRAAAVCIIALAAWFESWAGEAFMLADMGMIAFAAVLQFAPATLLGLFWRGAGKAGALLGIGGGFAVWLYTMLLPALVRAGGLPGDILAHGPLGLSWLRPEALFGLGDLDRVTHAVFWSLTANMGCFLAATFFFRQADAERRTAETFVSEGGGTSVPFGAWLEKTIPLKSKARILTDLLSVYFPGDAAAAMVGRRAAMLRPDDQGRITVLELAELRQGVEADLAGAVGSGTADQALSVDSVFSPAERRELSEAYGRVLAELRLSPAELVARIDFHRERERLMRDYSRQLEVRVEQRTRDLATKAEELTRANARLCELDRLKSAFLSSVSHELRTPLTSILGFVRLLVRDFRKTFMPLTRFDPSAQPKAERAVRNLDIIRVEAERLTQLIDDVLDLTSIEDGRMAWRDAPLDLQDLALEARLSVRGDLARKPELALRMDIPVDLPHLWADRDRMQQVVTNLVHNAVKFSREGEIVLRAWAMPDGGIRISVSDNGPGVPEEDRERVFEKFYQQNRSGDARDKPAGTGLGLSICRGVVTRYGGRIRVEPRPGGGSVFIVDLPPAVVLQEDRI from the coding sequence ATGTTCGGTGCGACAACGGCGGGCCTCGCCCTTTCCGTCTATATCCTGGCCCTTTTCCTTCTGGCCCTGTGGGTGGAAAAAAAGACCCCCCTGGGCCTGCGCCTGGCCCAAAGCCCTCTGGTCTATTCCCTGACGCTTGGCGTGTACTGCACCTCATGGACCTTCTACGGCAACGTCGGGCTGGCCGCCAACCTGGGCCTGCTGTTCGTTCCCGTCTCCCTCGGTCCGACCCTGGCCGCCGTGTGCTGGCCCTTTCTTTTGCCCCGCATGATCCGCCTCAAAAACACCCTGCACATCACCAGCATCGCCGACTTTTTGGGGGCCAGATACGGCAAGTCCCCGTCCGTGGCCGGCCTGGCCTCGGTCGTAGCCATGCTCGGCGTCGCCCCGTATCTGGCCCTGCAGCTCAAATCCGTCATCGCCACCTTCGCCATCGTGGCCGGGGGGGCCTTCGGCGTCGTGGATTCCCTCCTGGGACCGGCCGTGGCCCTGGTCATGATCCTTTTCACCATCGTCTTCGGCATGCGCCGCCTCGATCCCACCGAACGCCATCCGGGCATGATGGCCGTGGTGGCCGCCGAATCGGCCGTAAAACTTTTGGCCCTCTCGGCCGTGGGGCTGTTCGTGACCTTCTCCCTGGGCGGAGGCTTCACGGAACTCTTCTCCCGGGCCGCCCAGGCCGGGGCCATGCCGCCGCCCCTTCCCGAGGGCGCCCAGGGGTACCTGCGCTGGACCAGCTTTCTGATCCTGTCCGCCTCGGCCGTGGTGTTTCTGCCCCGCCAGTTCCACGCCGCTGTGGTGGAAAGCCCGGGAGAGGGCCACGTGCGCACGGCCATGTGGGTTTTCCCCCTCTATCTTTTCGGGATCACCCTGTTCGTTTTGCCCATCGCCCTGCAGGGCATGATCGAGGGCCTGCCCCGGACCGAGGCCGACACCTACGTGCTGCGCCTGCCCATGCTGCACGATCGTCCCTGGCTGGCCCTTCTGGTCTTTCTGGGCGGTTTTTCCGCGTCGGCCGGGATGATCATGGTGGCCACGGTGACCCTGGCCACCATGGCCGTCAACCATCTGCTGCTGCCCCTGGCCGACAGCCTTTCCCCCCTGCGCTTCGTCCGCCGCAGGCTCCTCGGGGTCCGCCGGGCGGCCGCGGTGTGCATCATCGCCCTGGCCGCCTGGTTCGAGAGCTGGGCCGGGGAGGCCTTCATGCTGGCCGACATGGGCATGATCGCCTTTGCCGCCGTTCTCCAGTTCGCGCCGGCCACGCTTCTGGGCCTTTTCTGGCGGGGGGCCGGAAAGGCGGGAGCCCTTCTGGGCATCGGCGGCGGATTCGCCGTCTGGCTGTACACCATGCTTCTCCCGGCCCTTGTCCGCGCCGGCGGCCTGCCCGGGGACATCCTGGCCCACGGCCCCCTGGGCCTGTCCTGGCTTCGTCCCGAGGCCCTGTTCGGGCTTGGGGATCTGGACCGGGTGACGCACGCCGTGTTCTGGTCCCTGACCGCCAATATGGGATGTTTTCTGGCCGCGACCTTCTTTTTCCGCCAGGCGGACGCGGAACGCCGCACCGCCGAAACCTTCGTCTCCGAGGGCGGCGGCACATCCGTTCCCTTTGGCGCGTGGCTGGAAAAAACCATCCCGCTTAAGTCCAAGGCCCGGATTCTCACGGATCTCTTGTCCGTCTATTTCCCGGGCGACGCCGCCGCGGCCATGGTGGGACGGCGCGCGGCCATGCTGCGTCCGGACGACCAGGGGCGCATCACGGTGCTGGAGTTGGCCGAACTGCGCCAGGGGGTGGAGGCCGACCTGGCCGGGGCCGTGGGATCGGGGACCGCCGACCAGGCCCTCAGCGTGGACAGCGTCTTTTCTCCCGCCGAGCGCCGCGAGCTTTCCGAGGCCTACGGCCGGGTCCTGGCCGAATTGCGCCTGAGCCCCGCCGAACTCGTGGCCCGCATCGACTTCCACCGGGAGCGCGAACGGCTCATGCGCGACTATTCCCGCCAGCTCGAGGTCCGGGTGGAACAACGCACCAGGGACCTGGCCACAAAGGCCGAGGAGTTGACCCGGGCCAACGCCAGGCTGTGCGAACTGGACCGTCTGAAATCCGCCTTTCTGTCCTCGGTCTCCCATGAACTGCGCACCCCCCTGACCTCGATCCTCGGGTTCGTGCGGCTTTTGGTCCGGGATTTCAGAAAGACCTTCATGCCCCTGACCCGCTTTGATCCATCGGCCCAGCCCAAGGCCGAACGGGCGGTCCGCAACCTGGACATCATCAGGGTCGAGGCCGAACGCCTGACCCAGCTCATCGACGACGTGCTGGACCTGACCAGCATCGAGGACGGGCGCATGGCCTGGCGCGACGCCCCCCTCGACCTCCAGGATCTGGCCCTGGAGGCGAGACTGTCCGTGCGGGGCGATCTGGCCCGCAAACCGGAGCTTGCGCTGCGCATGGATATTCCCGTGGACCTCCCCCACCTCTGGGCCGACAGGGACCGGATGCAGCAGGTGGTGACCAACCTGGTGCACAACGCCGTCAAGTTCTCGAGGGAAGGGGAGATCGTGCTCCGGGCATGGGCCATGCCGGACGGCGGCATACGCATCTCGGTCTCGGACAACGGGCCGGGGGTGCCCGAGGAGGACCGGGAGAGGGTCTTCGAGAAGTTCTACCAGCAAAACCGATCGGGCGACGCGCGCGACAAGCCCGCCGGAACCGGGCTTGGCCTGTCCATCTGCCGGGGCGTGGTCACCCGGTACGGCGGCCGTATCCGGGTCGAGCCGCGCCCCGGCGGGGGAAGCGTGTTCATCGTGGACCTGCCCCCGGCCGTGGTGCTCCAGGAAGATCGGATCTGA
- a CDS encoding response regulator: MDKTTRILVVDDSKVMRGIIRKMLAALPGVGVVEARDGKEAWELLRTQAVDVILSDWNMPRMRGIELLRLVRADPGLSKVPFLMVTAEAQDVNHGEADAAGVSSYLTKPFTSETLRAALAPFLP; the protein is encoded by the coding sequence ATGGACAAAACAACGCGTATCCTGGTGGTTGACGATTCCAAGGTCATGCGCGGGATCATCCGCAAAATGCTTGCCGCCCTCCCCGGGGTAGGCGTGGTGGAGGCCCGCGACGGCAAGGAGGCCTGGGAGTTGCTGCGGACCCAGGCCGTGGACGTGATTCTGTCCGACTGGAACATGCCCCGCATGCGCGGCATCGAACTGTTGCGCCTGGTACGGGCCGACCCCGGTCTGTCGAAGGTGCCCTTTCTCATGGTCACGGCCGAGGCCCAGGACGTGAATCACGGCGAGGCCGACGCCGCCGGTGTGTCGTCGTACCTGACCAAGCCGTTTACCTCCGAGACCCTGCGGGCCGCTTTGGCCCCCTTCCTCCCCTGA
- a CDS encoding amphi-Trp domain-containing protein, with product MGKHGISLKGTVDFAGASALLADLVKSFGEKTVCLQKGDEFCTLKPGEAISFEIEAELKKNRQKLVIELSWLEEAPAQAAQDIKITSVEPEPLPEPELPAAVEAVPEAVAEAAPCLTVPEAAKKDDEAASGKKSKK from the coding sequence ATGGGAAAGCACGGCATAAGCCTCAAGGGAACGGTTGATTTCGCGGGCGCCAGCGCCCTTCTGGCCGATCTGGTCAAAAGCTTCGGCGAAAAGACCGTGTGTCTGCAAAAAGGCGACGAATTCTGCACCTTGAAACCCGGCGAGGCCATCAGCTTCGAGATCGAGGCCGAGCTCAAAAAAAACCGCCAGAAGTTGGTCATCGAGCTGTCCTGGCTGGAAGAGGCCCCGGCCCAGGCGGCCCAGGACATCAAGATCACCTCGGTGGAGCCCGAACCCCTGCCCGAACCCGAACTCCCGGCCGCCGTCGAGGCTGTCCCCGAGGCCGTCGCCGAGGCCGCGCCGTGCCTGACGGTGCCCGAGGCCGCCAAAAAGGACGACGAGGCCGCCTCCGGCAAGAAATCCAAGAAATAA
- a CDS encoding sigma-54-dependent transcriptional regulator — translation MPQAMNDSPLSVRLMTEMALILRPTPPDVPPGPALDGLLTGMLEVFARGSGAARAAVVLLEPGDETPRIRAVVPEAGSWPGRGEGLREFLRPGPPRFRTAWAAAPAGAQIWLGGPPGPSVAVAALPAEDFEPIGKVRGALVAEIDAAAGVAAMPGAAVLLARAVEMGGVLAAERAGYAAETVSLRGRVSAGFDEMFGPRGCPGLAGLRTLAEQAARENGPVLLWGEAGTGKARLARLIHEVSPRAAKPFTAASLRDPAAIFGVAGNGFSRPGAVEDAAGGCVYLADMAMLAARGVAPGHSDALACPDLPDRLVRLAADGRFSRLGSAATRHSKARLILGSTLPPEDLVREVPALAPVLPAVGGDGGPLRVIRLPALRERPGDVPVLLQRAVALLGGRSGTRPSLAPRAVKALAAYSWPGNDAEVETLVSEALLSRSGERLDVGDLPSRVFSLGPGSGVVGEMTDVPSGADSRRDAPGVPDTLWDMERARMIEALSRHGWVKARAARELGLTPRQLAWRVKRHGLGRPAGG, via the coding sequence ATGCCGCAGGCCATGAACGATTCCCCTTTGTCCGTGCGGCTTATGACCGAAATGGCCCTCATCCTGCGTCCGACGCCGCCGGATGTACCTCCGGGGCCGGCCTTGGACGGCCTTTTGACCGGGATGCTCGAGGTGTTCGCGCGCGGGAGCGGGGCCGCCCGGGCCGCCGTGGTCCTTCTCGAACCCGGGGACGAGACGCCCAGGATTCGGGCCGTCGTGCCCGAGGCCGGCTCCTGGCCGGGGCGCGGCGAGGGACTGCGGGAGTTCCTGCGGCCGGGACCTCCCCGGTTCCGGACGGCGTGGGCGGCGGCCCCGGCCGGGGCACAGATCTGGCTTGGCGGCCCGCCGGGGCCGAGCGTGGCCGTGGCGGCCCTGCCCGCCGAGGATTTCGAGCCTATAGGCAAGGTCCGGGGGGCGCTTGTGGCCGAGATCGATGCCGCCGCGGGCGTTGCGGCTATGCCCGGGGCGGCGGTCCTTCTGGCCAGGGCCGTGGAGATGGGGGGTGTTCTGGCCGCCGAGCGGGCCGGATACGCCGCCGAGACGGTCTCGCTTCGGGGCAGGGTGTCGGCCGGGTTCGACGAGATGTTCGGCCCCCGGGGATGCCCCGGTCTTGCGGGCCTGCGGACCCTGGCGGAGCAGGCTGCCAGGGAAAACGGTCCGGTCCTGTTGTGGGGCGAGGCGGGCACGGGCAAGGCCCGGCTGGCCCGGCTCATCCACGAGGTGTCGCCCCGGGCCGCGAAACCGTTTACGGCGGCCAGCCTCCGCGACCCGGCGGCGATCTTCGGGGTGGCCGGGAACGGGTTTTCCCGGCCGGGAGCGGTGGAGGACGCGGCCGGGGGCTGCGTGTACCTGGCGGACATGGCGATGTTGGCCGCCCGGGGAGTCGCGCCGGGACATTCGGATGCCCTCGCGTGTCCGGACCTCCCGGACCGGCTGGTCCGGCTGGCCGCCGACGGCCGGTTCTCGCGCCTCGGGTCGGCGGCGACCCGCCACTCCAAAGCGCGCCTGATCCTGGGGTCCACCCTGCCGCCGGAGGATCTCGTCCGGGAGGTCCCGGCCCTGGCGCCCGTGTTGCCCGCCGTGGGGGGGGACGGCGGTCCGCTTCGGGTGATCCGCCTGCCCGCCCTGCGCGAGCGCCCCGGGGACGTCCCGGTCCTTTTGCAACGGGCCGTGGCCCTTTTGGGCGGACGGTCCGGGACGCGGCCGTCGCTGGCGCCCCGGGCGGTGAAGGCCCTGGCGGCCTATTCCTGGCCGGGAAACGACGCCGAGGTCGAGACCCTGGTGTCCGAGGCGCTGTTGTCGCGGTCGGGGGAGCGCCTCGACGTGGGGGACCTGCCGTCCCGGGTCTTTTCCCTGGGGCCGGGGAGTGGCGTGGTGGGAGAAATGACGGACGTTCCGTCCGGCGCGGACAGCCGCCGGGATGCGCCGGGTGTGCCGGACACCTTGTGGGACATGGAACGGGCCAGGATGATCGAGGCCCTGTCGCGGCACGGCTGGGTCAAGGCCAGGGCCGCCCGGGAACTTGGCCTGACCCCGCGCCAGCTTGCCTGGCGCGTGAAACGGCACGGGCTTGGCCGACCGGCCGGCGGCTGA